A genome region from Drosophila simulans strain w501 chromosome 2R, Prin_Dsim_3.1, whole genome shotgun sequence includes the following:
- the LOC6735716 gene encoding protein held out wings, whose amino-acid sequence MENPSEFTESCPEFTQEQPTRLPRVNEVAQKFLADLDEEQPHNQDQPTQEQPSKEQPTKDQPTHLPRVNEVAQKFLADLDEERKRLSAEFPLCALLIDEAVDRVYSTGHIPGKERFADVYQQKPMKITQKVFVPVNQFPKFNFAGKILGPKGNSLRRLQEESKCKIAIKGRSSIRDRNKEEQLRSSGDRRYAHLEKNLFLEVSTVAPPAECYARIAYALAEIRKYLNPDDNDEVWHEQYRELMEMNPEMAKNSNALNQPAYRSVFEKTIGGNRTGVPKYNNLIKRDKENPPEVADTEEVAYKHRMPPSRPSMRFENRIPRPSIRTTNAAPLKRPYPYPTDVNRMREHPIKSYKPNPAIWT is encoded by the exons atggaaaacccaaGCGAGTTTACTGAGAGTTGTCCTGAGTTTACCCAGGAGCAACCTACCCGCCTGCCGCGTGTGAACGAGGTGGCCCAAAAGTTTCTCGCCGATTTGGACGAGGAACAGCCACACAACCAAGACCAACCTACCCAGGAGCAACCTAGCAAGGAGCAACCTACCAAGGATCAACCTACCCACCTGCCGCGTGTGAACGAGGTGGCCCAAAAGTTTCTCGCCGATTTGGACGAGGAGCGCAAGCGATTGTCCGCGGAGTTTCCACTTTGCGCACTGCTAATCGACGAGG CTGTGGACCGTGTCTACAGCACTGGTCATATTCCCGGCAAGGAGCGCTTCGCCGACGTGTACCAGCAGAAGCCGATGAAGATTACCCAAAAGGTCTTCGTGCCCGTTAATCAGTTTCCCAAG TTCAACTTCGCTGGCAAGATCCTCGGGCCCAAGGGGAACTCACTGCGTCGCCTTCAGGAGGAGAGCAAGTGCAAGATTGCCATTAAGGGTCGCAGTTCGATCCGCGATCGTAACAAAGAGGAGCAGCTGCGCAGCTCCGGCGACCGGAGATATGCCCATCTTGAGAAGAATCTCTTTCTGGAGGTCAGCACGGTGGCCCCTCCGGCGGAGTGCTATGCCCGCATAGCCTACGCCCTGGCCGAGATCCGAAAGTATCTTAATCCAGACGATAACGACGAGGTTTGGCACGAGCAGTACCGCGAGCTGATGGAAATGAATCCCGAGATGGCCAAGAACTCTAACGCACTCAATCAGCCGGCCTACAG ATCTGTCTTTGAAAAGACGATTGGAGGCAACAGAACTGGGGTTCCCAAGTACAACAACCTGATTAAGCGAGATAAGGAAAATCCGCCCGA AGTCGCCGATACGGAGGAGGTGGCCTATAAACATCGTATGCCCCCCAGTCGTCCGTCTATGCGCTTTGAGAACAGAATAC CACGACCATCAATAAGAACCACAAACGCTGCGCCACTTAAACGTCCATATCCGTATCCGACTGACGTGAATCGTATGCGCGAACATCCCATCAAGTCCTATAAACCCAATCCTGCTATATGGACTTAG
- the LOC27207433 gene encoding uncharacterized protein LOC27207433 isoform X1 has product MAKKMFSNILVVTLLVLSTDVEARPSSTGGGGGEANVDPSEYHGNLSVETVLKVQQCEKDTNTMELCMRCAKVTKSEFVYPMCCGNEDGIKDWCREYVYFGNE; this is encoded by the exons atggctAAGAAA ATGTTCAGCAATATATTGGTGGTGACTCTACTTGTACTCAGTACGGATGTCGAAGCACGACCCTCCTCCacgggtggtggtggtggtgaggCGAACGTGGATCCCAGCGAATACCACGGCAATCTGTCGGTGGAAACGGTGCTGAAAGTGCAGCAGTGCGAGAAGGACACCAACACGATGGAGCTGTGCATGCGGTGCGCCAAGGTGACCAAGTCGGAGTTCGTCTATCCCATGTGCTGCGGCAACGAAGATGGCATCAAGGATTGGTGCAGGGAGTACGTGTACTTCGGCAACGAGTAG
- the LOC27207433 gene encoding uncharacterized protein LOC27207433 isoform X2, producing MFSNILVVTLLVLSTDVEARPSSTGGGGGEANVDPSEYHGNLSVETVLKVQQCEKDTNTMELCMRCAKVTKSEFVYPMCCGNEDGIKDWCREYVYFGNE from the coding sequence ATGTTCAGCAATATATTGGTGGTGACTCTACTTGTACTCAGTACGGATGTCGAAGCACGACCCTCCTCCacgggtggtggtggtggtgaggCGAACGTGGATCCCAGCGAATACCACGGCAATCTGTCGGTGGAAACGGTGCTGAAAGTGCAGCAGTGCGAGAAGGACACCAACACGATGGAGCTGTGCATGCGGTGCGCCAAGGTGACCAAGTCGGAGTTCGTCTATCCCATGTGCTGCGGCAACGAAGATGGCATCAAGGATTGGTGCAGGGAGTACGTGTACTTCGGCAACGAGTAG
- the LOC6735717 gene encoding uncharacterized protein LOC6735717: MVVCTATMPPEIRQVPAIKKEHSELLENPANSKPCDPDETVEEGDVEEDREEGEIVDEFEVIISSEDDEFKLRARIQQLEENNKDVERMDLLSANLAHQYNYPKPGPRLPPQQQKSSVYILSDVSTQSEDEFEAQRKYRKHKVRRLELGKRHNNSLSSDFRRNPYVRRHKRCSPPPPVITQRRRQDYHHNQPPNRYQRRHQQHYELENSLESDGELGEYDIACDNDDDELDMQKLRLSRDKLRVALAREEREEFVSHYKNSLRERLQYRVNKSPSPKHSKEYQQEEEELPLPPIQILSDGGEDEPHEQNVPQREDPAELKLRLIALKSAILKKHLARKKRDAERAYSPTDMINRVHPVISNDDDIDDLMEISPAASPDRVQSPPRYSTDYAVDTKPVDMDLAETDSDDQQKEIWNSWSNNWNSIDNAGGSWRCFLPNNLPPVSVPIVIDEDDEVDLNTDNRIMRENIVYDDDEVPPPPPPFHIPKIHLEDEDARDAMHLVDQHSNHSYSSELQTVSMENSQTHINPLDQFQPNSSDDEAGALRAILLSNLRANRPPPPPPRTPPPVDCEFKTAPDQVHVPEPIAVPVLAPVPVAAPVPSFVPGPVTQLKEDSTQDNDSDDPEELRLLLLSSIATKKGTNPKSDLRPEILKNALKRFQPSELAIKDERPQDQHSILDESNVLKAEKEIENETAVDAVALETAPINVESLEVPQPRVKLEVQEHKPSFSPTKIIKIVKPNKVINKKTTTKRKLTAIENSGLSMKRPNVLMIKEPSAPLRSQEVIASSTRLITTVDPASIKVNKMIISLAEESPASDDDLELSSCFAYGNTDIASPLSLAMGSFSGSTTRSNTPISEIAETVPNVNINLRRTLINDYFEKKIDDFLKQARSNAPTTNSPEAATEKTSEKPQVKEKPPKSVTSPKTQPPPKTTPVAVRHLPVASQKEYLRLVERMQMLEQKKVRAAKTAAPVAKSKAPTVDKPTPKNNSSPSTANIVNNPAKEVLGSKKMTNAKATSAVQKPQVKTVTLKSAKTKPMQNHQISKESRLKAFETSFVKIGGSMLVNLDKSLQMVEEAKKSKAIRLRCSQRLKELYAEMQTLRQAVKQEELKLSKIQPEIQASHEIIISLKQKRHKLHAAAMDLGRGLRGDDYRLIDEGKAAITTKSTQLTKEIRLYNSIVNYADLVKLSDAEISQPNAVMPTESKTVQHEESRENFESNSQKSAALQPTEPLTDPQIKNQSETTETDPAIGKQLETETDPPDDQAQEKTVEVAVTTTAPYTVSIMRELREEKSDEHHRESYLSAYHTPMCRNYNSQLDVHATICPFDLMGRCEDADCSYLHLARPDSQNELPKTSPLSITNK; this comes from the exons ATGGTTGTTTGCACAGCCACAATGCCTCCGGAAATACGGCAAGTGCCCGCGATAAAAAAAGAGCACTCGGAGCTGCTGGAAAACCCTGCGAACTCTAAACCTTGTGATCCTGACGAAACAGTAGAGGAGGGAGATGTCGAGGAGGATCGTGAGGAGGGCGAGATTGTAGACGAATTCGAGGTGATCATTTCATCCGAGGATGACGAGTTCAAGTTGCGCGCTCGGatccagcagctggaggagaacaACAAGGATGTGGAGCGCATGGACCTGCTATCCGCCAATTTGGCACATCAATACA ATTACCCGAAGCCTGGACCGCGTTTACCGCCTCAGCAGCAAAAGTCTTCCGTTTATATTTTGTCGGATGTGTCGACCCAGTCTGAGGATGAGTTCGAGGCCCAGCGAAAATATCGCAAGCACAAGGTGCGCCGCCTGGAGCTGGGCAAAAGGCATAATAATTCATTGTCCAGTGACTTCCGGCGGAATCCCTATGTCAGGCGTCATAAGCGCTGTTCGCCACCTCCTCCGGTCATCACACAGCGCCGGCGGCAGGACTATCATCATAATCAGCCACCCAATCGCTACCAGCGTCGACACCAACAACACTATGAGCTTGAAAATTCCCTGGAGAGCGACGGCGAGCTGGGTGAGTACGACATAGCCTGTGACAACGATGACGACGAGTTAGACATGCAAAAGCTTAGACTGAGCAGGGATAAGTTGCGCGTGGCTTTGGCGCGGGAGGAGCGAGAGGAATTCGTGAGTCACTACAAAAACAGCCTGAGAGAGCGACTTCAGTATCGCGTGAACAAATCGCCTAGCCCCAAGCACAGCAAGGAGTACCAACAAGAAGAGGAGGAACTGCCACTTCCGCCAATACAGATATTATCGGATGGCGGCGAGGACGAACCTCATGAACAGAATGTGCCGCAAAGGGAAGATCCTGCCGAGCTTAAGCTTCGCCTGATAGCCCTTAAATCTGCCATACTTAAAAAGCATTTAGCGCGAAAGAAACGGGACGCGGAGCGGGCTTACTCGCCCACTGATATGATCAATCGCGTGCATCCCGTCATTTCCAATGACGACGACATCGATGACTTAATGGAGATCAGCCCAGCCGCATCGCCAGATCGAGTACAAAGTCCGCCGAGATACTCTACTGATTATGCCGTGGACACAAAGCCTGTGGACATGGATCTAGCCGAAACGGACAGCGATGATCAGCAAAAAGAAATCTGGAATTCGTGGTCCAACAACTGGAACTCCATTGATAACGCAGGTGGCAGTTGGCGCTGTTTTTTGCCCAACAATTTGCCGCCTGTGTCGGTTCCCATTGTGATAGACGAAGATGATGAGGTAGATTTAAATACGGATAATCGGATAATGAGAGAGAATATAGTTTACGATGACGACGAAGtaccgccgccaccgccgccctTTCACATTCCAAAAATTCATCTGGAGGACGAGGATGCCAGGGATGCCATGCACCTAGTCGATCAGCATTCTAATCATAGCTATAGCTCGGAGTTGCAGACCGTTTCCATGGAAAACTCCCAGACGCATATAAATCCATTAGACCAATTCCAGCCAAATTCGAGTGACGATGAGGCAGGAGCTTTGCGAGCTATTCTGCTATCCAATTTGCGGGCAAATAgacccccaccaccacctccaagAACGCCACCACCTGTTGATTGTGAGTTTAAAACTGCCCCGGATCAGGTCCACGTTCCAGAACCTATTGCAGTCCCTGTGCTCGCTCCTGTACCTGTTGCCGCTCCAGTGCCTTCTTTCGTACCTGGCCCCGTGACTCAACTCAAGGAAGATTCAACGCAAGACAATGATTCAGATGATCCAGAAGAGCTGCGTTTATTGCTCCTTTCCAGCATAGCGACCAAAAAAGGGACCAACCCAAAGTCCGATTTAAGACCAGAGATACTCAAGAATGCTTTAAAACGTTTCCAGCCCTCGGAACTGGCAATAAAAGATGAACGGCCTCAGGATCAACATTCAATTCTAGATGAAAGTAATGTACTGAAAGCAGAAAAGGAGATAGAGAATGAAACTGCAGTTGACGCAGTTGCATTAGAAACTGCGCCCATTAACGTGGAATCCTTGGAGGTGCCTCAACCGCGGGTCAAGCTTGAAGTGCAGGAACATAAACCATCGTTCTCCCCcacaaaaatcataaaaattgtaaagCCCAACAAAGTGATAAACAAAAAGACAACTACTAAACGGAAATTGACCGCAATTGAAAATTCAGGGTTGAGCATGAAACGGCCGAATGTGTTAATGATTAAGGAACCCAGCGCTCCACTGCGTAGTCAGGAAGTGATCGCATCCAGCACTCGCCTGATCACTACCGTAGATCCAGCCAGCATCAAAGTAAATAAGATGATCATTAGCTTAGCAGAGGAGTCGCCCGCCAGTGATGATGACCTGGAGCTGAGTTCGTGCTTCGCCTATGGAAACACAGACATTGCCAGCCCCTTGAGTTTGGCCATGGGCAGCTTCAGTGGTTCAACCACCAGATCAAATACTCCTATATCCGAGATTGCCGAAACGGTTCCCAATGTCAATATCAATCTCAGACGTACTTTGATTAACGATTACTTTGAGAAGAAGATCGACGACTTTCTTAAGCAAGCCAGATCCAATGCTCCCACAACTAACTCACCAGAGGCAGCGACAGAAAAGACGTCTGAGAAACCTCAGGTTAAGGAAAAACCTCCAAAAAGTGTAACTTCTCCTAAGACACAGCCGCCTCCAAAGACAACACCGGTG GCTGTTCGACATTTACCAGTGGCATCGCAGAAGGAATACCTCCGTTTGGTCGAGCGTATGCAAATGCTGGAACAAAAGAAGGTTCGAGCGGCCAagactgctgctcctgttgccAAAAGCAAGGCGCCTACTGTTGATAAGCCAACGCCGAAGAACAATTCATCGCCAAGCACAGCGAATATTGTAAACAACCCAGCCAAAGAAGTCCTAGGCAGTAAAAAAATGACAAACGCTAAAGCTACCTCAGCAGTTCAGAAACCACAAGTCAAAACTGTGACTTTAAAatcggcaaaaacaaaacctaTGCAAAATCACCAGATTTCCAAGGAGAGTCGGCTGAAGGCATTTGAGACTTCTTTTGTTAAGATTGG GGGGAGCATGCTAGTCAATCTAGACAAATCACTGCAAATGGTGGAAGAAGCCAAGAAGTCAAAGGCAATACGTTTGCGATGCTCACAGCGTCTCAAGGAACTCTATGCCGAAATGCAGACATTAAGGCAGGCGGTTAAACAGGAGGAACTTAAGCTGTCGAAGATTCAGCCCGAGATTCAGGCCAGCCACGAGATCATCATATCACTCAAGCAGAAACGACATAAACTTCATGCGGCGGCTATGGACTTGGGCCGTGGATTAAGGGGCGATGACTACAG GTTAATCGACGAGGGAAAGGCTGCCATCACCACCAAATCAACACAGCTTACCAAGGAGATACGCCTGTACAATTCTATAGTAAACTACGCTGACCTTGTGAAACTGTCTGATGCGGAGATTAGTCAGCCAAACGCTGTAATGCCAACGGAGTCCAAAACGGTTCAACATGAGGAGTCAAGGGAGAATTTTGAGTCGAATTCTCAGAAATCGGCAGCTTTACAACCCACTGAACCTTTAACGGATCCTCAGATTAAAAATCAAAGTGAAACGACGGAGACAGACCCTGCGATTGGAAAACAACTTGAAACGGAGACTGACCCTCCAGAT GATCAGGCGCAGGAAAAAACTGTGGAAGTCGCCGTCACAACTACAGCCCCCTATACGGTTAGCATAATGCGGGAACTGCGCGAGGAGAAGTCCGACGAGCATCATAGGGAAAGCTATCTAAGTGCCTATCACACGCCCATGTGTAGGAACTACAATAG CCAACTCGATGTCCACGCCACAATCTGCCCGTTTGATCTGATGGGTCGCTGTGAGGATGCCGACTGCTCCTACCTGCACTTAGCCCGCCCCGACTCCCAAAACGAACTGCCAAAGACAAGCCCTCTCTCAATAACTAACAAATAA
- the LOC6735718 gene encoding 40S ribosomal protein S16, whose product MQQKRREPVQAVQVFGRKKTATAVAYCKRGNGLLKVNGRPLEQIEPKVLQYKLQEPLLLLGKEKFAGVDIRVRVSGGGHVAQIYAIRQAISKALVAFYQKYVDEASKKEIKDILVQYDRTLLVGDPRRCEPKKFGGPGARARYQKSYR is encoded by the exons ATGCAGCAGAAG CGCAGAGAACCCGTGCAGGCTGTCCAGGTCTTCGGACGCAAG AAAACCGCCACCGCCGTCGCTTACTGCAAGCGTGGCAACGGCCTCCTGAAGGTGAACGGTCGTCCTCTGGAGCAGATTGAACCCAAGGTCCTGCAATACAAACTGCAGGAGCCCCTTCTGTTGCTCGGCAAG GAGAAATTCGCCGGCGTCGACATCCGCGTGCGCGTTAGCGGTGGTGGTCATGTAGCCCAGATCTACGCCATCCGCCAGGCCATTTCCAAGGCTCTCGTTGCCTTTTACCAGAAAT ACGTCGATGAGGCCTCCAAGAAGGAGATCAAGGACATTCTGGTCCAGTACGACAGAACCCTGCTGGTCGGCGATCCGCGTCGCTGCGAGCCCAAGAAGTTCGGCGGTCCAGGTGCCCGTGCTCGCTACCAGAAGTCGTACCGTTAA
- the LOC6735722 gene encoding charged multivesicular body protein 6-A, producing MGALFGKTSKKTAPSRITDQDKAVLQLKQQRDRLKQYQKRIETQLENDRLLARKCLQQGRKDRAKLLLRKKKYQESLLTNADKQLENLEKLAADIEFAQVEMKVLDGLKAGNAALKKVHEMLDIDEVERIMDETREGIEKQQEIDAILTDVLTTQDEEDVLAELDALEAEEEQQKGVQLPDVPTEDLPIPAEIESVEEPEKTKATSSKPKKVLVEA from the exons ATGGGGGCTTTGTTTGGAAAAACCAGCAAAAAGACGGCTCCTAGTCGGATCACCGACCAGGACAAGGCGGTGCTG CAATTGAAGCAACAGAGGGATCGTCTGAAGCAGTACCAAAAACGCATCGAAACGCAGTTGGAGAATGATCGCCTCCTGGCCAGGAAGTGCCTACAGCAAGGTCGCAAGGA CCGGgccaagctgctgctgcgcaaGAAGAAGTACCAGGAGAGCCTGCTGACCAATGCCGACAAACAGCTGGAAAACCTCGAGAAGCTGGCGGCGGACATTGAGTTCGCCCAGGTGGAGATGAAGGTGCTGGACGGCCTCAAGGCGGGCAATGCTGCCCTGAAGAAGGTGCACGAAATGCTGGACATCGACGAAGTGGAGCGAATCATGGACGAGACCCGCGAGGGCATCGAAAAGCAGCAGGAAATAGACGCCATACTGACGGATGTGCTGACCACgcaggacgaggaggatgTCTTGGCCGAGCTGGATGCCCTGGAGGCGGAGGAAGAGCAGCAGAAGGGTGTACAGCTGCCGGATGTGCCCACCGAAGATCTGCCCATTCCCGCCGAGATCGAGTCCGTCGAGGAGCCGGAAAAGACCAAAGCAACCAGCAGCAAACCCAAGAAAGTCCTGGTGGAGGCATAG
- the LOC27209071 gene encoding cilia- and flagella-associated protein 57, which translates to MDEANKEDVKRASLSNSTVTIRPRLIYGLRSDVIGNIHFNLTKEVIYPVEGVLAFHDYVQNKQRFLRLPEDTRPEVISISSHRKLLAVVERHSKNGRYISIYELATLKKRRHLELPSNHRNAEIQQMIFTNDSRSVALITRPPEETLIMLVLDKTSTVIEGRATIPGSHGGAECIAGNPNDCNFMAVGGERTLLLMSKSERGFSISNNLKVKYRVTSMAFLSLDLLMIGTSDDQLILVENGEQKLAQKASDADTVDLMIDQEVFDRDKELQDQRFLPTQAVSLPDRRVLCMTAFPKGFAYIIFNRAFVFERVSKFKFERKTILTVPTNLYAEHMYQILNLAIDHKQETVIVTTSHCQIYVGILIVPETLKTKQLKFEPLGVLIHTGEIIAMSVCAWKPIIMTASRDQTIRIWNYETALVELVRKFQVDVNIVELSLTGQMAAIGFSDQLRITQIFMDDLNIVKTYNFPHCNAVRYSNFGHMMAAAYDNNIAITSVYKLDVLINLKGHNGTVLSVAWSRTDKFLISGGAEGAIYLWDIETGARLQEIVQKGTEYVTISCSTNDPLTIYAGTSIGTIREFQDSTLVREITIPSRTKGSVSDVCLARSDLIMFVADHEGNLFNMQLPFLEAGGGTFTNFRFFDGPVNKLRFSYDGTLLFAISSKGTLAIWAMDNIEGKVPYMDQDLMRSQEVLIPRSQLNDKIEQIANLELRLKQQAEEFQYQLSQNEIFDGQQLQEVHRSYCSALEELKELNNEIEARHTEEMNHITFQINSIREDHRIQLDTLATQYSERMLIEYQKFTNLRENMLELRESYEDKLKNSTGTLQDTVEALENNYKQQLNERKELIRDLMKEMQDKKAEFIEYCREVELENDRNMVSTQTEYENKLTTERNETQMWRGKAGVLQKKFESQSREIDNLLEEVEILKEEHHKSQRNIQKQMRNIEDLQKDIADRDYAINGKEKRIQDLLHKNQELDKYKQVLGHKIAELKAQIEPREFQINDKRKHIIEMEAELEGLNQNNVQLELQLKEMRDKYLSNVAELRTERHRAKASRECLHSICSDIYYVAGEINSAEALKKAVKELFRKHASDDELKRFVTLDAEVRDEFMRQRKQIENVLDRYKSVAEDKSVQKKYDKLFKENVILIEEIEKLNETNKMLRSKVKEDLRRSTKTIHK; encoded by the exons ATGGACGAAGCCAACAAGGAAGATGTGAAGCGAGCCTCTCTGTCCAACAGCACGGTGACGATAAGGCCACGACTCATCTACGGACTGCGGTCGGATGTCATTGGCAACATCCACTTCAACCTGACCAAGGAGGTCATCTATCCGGTGGAGGGAGTCCTAGCGTTCCATGACTACGTCCAAAACAAGCAGAGGTTTCTCAG GCTGCCGGAGGATACGCGACCCGAGGTGATATCCATAAGTTCGCATCGCAAACTGCTGGCGGTGGTGGAAAGGCACTCCAAAAA TGGTCGGTATATATCCATTTATGAGTTGGCCACCCTGAAGAAGAGACGCCACTTGGAGCTGCCGAGCAACCATCGCAATGCTGAGATCCAGCAGATGATCTTCACCAATGACTCCAGATCGGTGGCCCTGATCACCCGCCCGCCGGAGGAAACCCTTATTATGTTGGTGCTGGACAAGACCAGTACAGTGATCGAGGGCAGGGCCACGATCCCAGGATCTCATGGCGGCGCCGAGTGCATCGCTGGCAATCCAAACGATTGCAATTTTATGGCGGTCGGAGGCGAGCGCACGTTGTTGCTGATGAGTAAATCGGAGCGAGGATTTAGTATCAGCAATAATCTGAAGGTGAAATATAGGGTCACCTCGATGGCTTTTCTATCGCTGGACCTGCTGATGATTGGTACATCGGATGATCAGTTGATCCTGGTGGAGAACGGCGAGCAGAAGTTGGCTCAAAAGGCGAGCGATGCGGACACTGTGGACTTGATGATCGATCAAGAGGTGTTCGATCGGGACAAGGAGTTGCAGGATCAGCGTTTCCTGCCCACGCAGGCTGTTAGTCTTCCTGACAGGAGAGTCCTCTGCATGACCGCCTTCCCCAAGGGATTCGCCTACATCATCTTCAATCGGGCCTTCGTCTTCGAGCGCGTTTCCAAGTTCAAGTTCGAGAGAAAAACCATCCTTACGGTGCCCACGAATCTGTATGCGGAACATATGTACCAGATTCTTAATCTGGCCATCGACCACAAACAGGAAACGGTGATAGTGACCACATCCCATTGTCAGATTTACGTGGGCATTCTCATTGTTCCCGAGACCCTGAAGACCAAGCAGCTGAAGTTTGAACCGCTGGGAGTCCTCATTCACACTGGAGAAATCATCGCCATGTCTGTGTGCGCCTGGAAACCCATCATCATGACTGCCT CCAGGGATCAGACCATCCGGATCTGGAACTATGAGACCGCCTTGGTGGAGCTGGTTCGCAAATTCCAGGTGGATGTCAACATTGTGGAGCTCAGCTTAACGGGTCAGATGGCGGCCATCGGCTTCTCGGATCAGCTGCGTATCACCCAGATCTTCATGGACGATCTAAAC ATTGTCAAGACGTACAACTTTCCGCACTGCAACGCGGTGAGGTATTCAAATTTTGGTCACATGATGGCCGCCGCCTATGACAACAACATAGCCATTACCTCAGTGTACAAGCTGGATGTGCTGATCAATCTGAAAGGCCACAATGGCACTGTGCTTTCCGTGGCTTGGTCGAGGACGGATAAGTTTCTGATCTCGGGCGGAGCAGAGGGTGCCATCTATCTGTGGGACATTGAGACGGGCGCCCGACTGCAGGAGATCGTCCAGAAGGGCACTGAATACGTGACCATCTCCTGCAGCACCAACGATCCGCTGACGATCTATGCGGGAACCAGTATCGGAACTATCCGCGAGTTCCAGGACTCCACGCTGGTGAGGGAGATAACCATTCCATCGAGGACCAAGGGATCCGTATCCGATGTTTGCCTGGCCAGATCGGACCTGATTATGTTTGTGGCTGATCATGAGGGTAACCTTTTCAATATGCAACTGCCATTCCTGGAGGCCGGAGGAGGAACCTTTACCAACTTTCGGTTCTTTGATGGACCAGTCAACAAACTGCGCTTCTCCTACGATGGCACTCTGCTCTTTGCGATATCCAGCAAGGGAACCCTGGCCATTTGGGCCATGGACAACATCGAGGGCAAGGTGCCCTACATGGATCAGGATCTAATGCGCAGCCAGGAGGTGCTCATACCGCGCAGTCAACTCAACGACAAAATCGAGCAGATTGCTAACCTGGAGTTGCGGTTGAAGCAGCAGGCGGAGGAGTTCCAGTACCAGTTGAGCCAGAACGAGATCTTTGAcggccagcagctgcaggaggTGCACAGGAGCTACTGCTCGgcgctggaggagctgaaggaGTTAAACAACGAGATCGAGGCCAGGCACACGGAGGAGATGAATCACATTACGTTCCAGATCAACTCGATACGGGAGGATCACCGCATCCAGCTGGACACTCTGGCCACTCAGTACTCGGAGAGAATGCTGATAGAGTACCAGAAGTTCACCAATCTGCGCGAGAACATGCTGGAGCTGCGCGAGAGCTACGAGGACAAGCTGAAGAACTCCACTGGCACGCTGCAGGATACGGTGGAGGCCCTGGAGAACAACTACAAGCAGCAACTGAACGAGCGCAAGGAGCTCATCCGCGACCTGATGAAGGAGATGCAGGACAAGAAGGCCGAGTTCATTGAGTACTGCCGCGAGGTGGAGCTGGAGAATGATCGCAACATGGTCTCCACGCAAACGGAGTACGAGAACAAGTTGACCACTGAGCGAAATGAAACCCAAATGTGGCGAGGCAAGGCGGGAGTCTTGCAGAAGAAGTTCGAGTCGCAGAGCCGAGAGATTGACAATCTCCTAGAGGAAGTTGAGATCCTAAAGGAGGAGCACCACAAGTCGCAGCGCAACATCCAGAAACAGATGCGGAACATCGAGGATCTACAGAAGGACATTGCCGATCGCGACTACGCCATCAACGGCAAGGAAAAACGCATCCAGGACCTGCTGCACAAGAACCAGGAGCTGGACAAGTACAAGCAGGTGCTGGGCCACAAAATCGCCGAGCTCAAGGCGCAGATTGAGCCGCGTGAGTTTCAGATCAACGACAAGCGGAAGCACATCATCGAAATGGAAGCGGAGCTGGAGGGTCTCAATCAGAACAACGTGCAGTTGGAGCTGCAGTTAAAGGAGATGCGGGATAAATACCTCAGTAATGTGGCCGAACTTCGGACGGAGCGACATCGGGCGAAGGCTTCTCGGGAGTGTCTGCACTCCATCTGCTCGGACATTTACTATGTGGCCGGGGAGATCAACTCGGCCGAGGCTCTCAAGAAGGCGGTGAAGGAACTGTTCCGCAAACACGCCTCCGACGACGAGTTAAAGCGATTTGTCACTCTGGACGCGGAGGTCAGGGACGAGTTTATGCGGCAGCGCAAGCAGATCGAGAATGTTCTGGACCGATACAAGTCGGTGGCCGAGGACAAATCCGTGCAGAAGAAGTACGACAAGCTGTTCAAGGAGAACGTGATCCTGATTGAGGAGATCGAGAAGCTGAACGAGACCAATAAGATGCTGCGCAGCAAGGTGAAGGAGGACCTGCGTCGATCAACAAAGACAATACACAAGTAG